In the Rhizobium glycinendophyticum genome, GGGAAGGTGAGCGCAGATGCATACTGAAACTGAACCCCTTCTTAAGGTCGAGGGCGTTAGCCGCCGCTTCGGCGGGTTGATGGCCGTGAACGCCCTCAATCTCGAAGTCCGGCCCGGCGAAATTTTTGGTTTGATCGGACCGAACGGCGCCGGAAAAAGCACGACATTCAACGTCATCAGCGGCTTTATGTCCCCGACGGTCGGCAAGGTGACTTTCGCCGGGCAGGAGTTACCGGGCGGCAGGGTCGGCGCGGCAAGCAAGGCGGGGCTTGTCCGGACTTTCCAGCATGGCAGCTACGTGCGGAGCATGAGCGTCGGCGATAACATCCGTCTGGGCACGCTGGCACGAATCGCACCGAGCCGGCGCGCCGAGAAGGTTCGGGAAACGGCCGCCTTGCTGGGACTTACGGACGTAGTCGACGAGCTCGCGGGAAACCTGTCGCATGGGCTTCAGCGACTGGTCAGCATCGCAATCGCGATTGCCGCCGCGCCGAAACTACTTTGTCTCGACGAGCCGCTTACCGGTCTCAACGAGACGGAAGTTGCCACCGTCCTTCGCGTTCTCGACGGGTACAGAAAGTCGAAGGATCGAGCGATCCTGCTGGTAGAACACAACATGAAGGCCGTCATGACGATCTGCGATCGCATCCATGTTTTGCATCACGGTGAATTTCTGGCCGCTGGAACGCCTGTGGAAATACAAAGCAGCAAAGCCGTCATCGAAGCGTATCTGGGGGCTGCCCATGCCGTTTGATCATGCAACCCTTGAAGTTTCAGGCTTGAGTGCGGGCTATGGATCGGTGCCGGTCCTGCACGATGTGTCGATAATGGTAAAGCGCAACAGCGTCGTCACCTTGATCGGTGCCAACGGCGCAGGCAAATCGACGCTAATCAAGGCGATCTGCGGACTGGTACGCGCGACGGCAGGCACCGTCCTGTTCAACGGCGCCGACTGCACCCGGCACCGACCAGACCAGATGGTGCGCGACGGCCTCGGCATCGTGCCGGAAGGACGCCGGCTGTTCGGCGACATGACACTGCGCGAGAACCTCGAGCTTGGTGCCTACGCAAGACGCGACCGTCAGAAGGTCGCCGAAGATTTTGATCGTGTTCTGGTGCTGTTTCCGGAATTGCGGAGCCGTCTGTCGACACAGACG is a window encoding:
- a CDS encoding ABC transporter ATP-binding protein; translation: MHTETEPLLKVEGVSRRFGGLMAVNALNLEVRPGEIFGLIGPNGAGKSTTFNVISGFMSPTVGKVTFAGQELPGGRVGAASKAGLVRTFQHGSYVRSMSVGDNIRLGTLARIAPSRRAEKVRETAALLGLTDVVDELAGNLSHGLQRLVSIAIAIAAAPKLLCLDEPLTGLNETEVATVLRVLDGYRKSKDRAILLVEHNMKAVMTICDRIHVLHHGEFLAAGTPVEIQSSKAVIEAYLGAAHAV
- a CDS encoding ABC transporter ATP-binding protein codes for the protein MPFDHATLEVSGLSAGYGSVPVLHDVSIMVKRNSVVTLIGANGAGKSTLIKAICGLVRATAGTVLFNGADCTRHRPDQMVRDGLGIVPEGRRLFGDMTLRENLELGAYARRDRQKVAEDFDRVLVLFPELRSRLSTQTKSFSGGQQQMVAIARALMGAPKLLLLDEPTIGLAPVVVNRVATLIREISALGVDILLIEQNAEVALSIADFGYVLENGRVVTADRAEALLENPQVRQAYLGV